One segment of Carassius auratus strain Wakin chromosome 2, ASM336829v1, whole genome shotgun sequence DNA contains the following:
- the LOC113117400 gene encoding leucine-rich repeat-containing protein 52-like has translation MTREGLVFLCWLVIFQTVHVTKGSAKECGCPAASILSHFPSEVPNDTCCLNYSGSTFNHVTWAAFLSHKHLQVMDLTNCNISHIDHSEVGDAVSLLRELYLGHNRLTSLPADFLAKAYSLEVLDLGVNHLRHLPEQFLQSSNNLRALTLGWNQLSALPHSVLKPSLEHLELTGNPWACTCSLWEGLEGGLHDNSSSLHDLVGNLTCASPQNLAGQTVWVLQTSDVCHLANLTALFILLPLFLLLSLVLCWCCGRKKKRKASSSFSPTRNRSNNSHCNGRWPHAKLPTGDSAVSVDGGKEVILRNHLMLQPSSNLMDSTHDIYEEVEIKLGSVDSLAPPPSTCSTEGTAGKQDLDTVSVSEVMKDSADREKAYLTQSTEYYSLVPGIEIEDSDHGEYESVDLS, from the exons atgaCACGTGAAG gactTGTCTTTTTATGCTGGCTGGTGATTTTTCAAACGGTGCATGTGACTAAAGGAAGCGCTAAGGAATGTGGGTGCCCAGCTGCCAGCATTTTATCTCACTTTCCGTCTGAGGTACCCAATGACACTTGTTGCTTGAACTACTCCGGATCCACATTCAACCATGTGACCTGGGCAGCCTTTTTGTCACATAAACACTTGCAGGTTATGGACTTGACTAACTGTAATATCAGTCACATTGATCACAGTGAGGTCGGCGATGCTGTCAGTTTATTGAGAGAGCTGTATCTTGGCCACAACAGACTAACATCACTGCCAGCAGACTTTCTAGCTAAAGCCTATAGTTTGGAAGTACTGGATCTGGGAGTGAATCATCTGAGACATCTGCCCGAGCAATTTCTGCAGAGCTCGAACAATCTGCGAGCGCTGACCCTGGGATGGAACCAGCTGAGCGCTCTTCCTCATTCAGTGCTTAAGCCTTCACTAGAGCATCTGGAGCTCACCGGAAACCCCTGGGCCTGCACATGCTCGCTGTGGGAGGGTCTCGAAGGTGGTCTGCATGACAACTCCAGCAGCCTTCACGACCTCGTAGGTAATCTGACCTGTGCCTCTCCTCAGAATCTTGCAGGACAGACGGTTTGGGTTTTGCAGACCAGTGACGTGTGCCATTTGGCCAACCTGACCGCTCTCTTCATCCTGCTTCCCCTGTTCCTCCTCCTCAGTTTGGTGCTCTGCTGGTGCTGtgggaggaagaagaagaggaaagcGAGCTCATCCTTCAGCCCGACTCGCAACAGATCCAACAACTCCCATTGCAACGGACGGTGGCCACATGCCAAACTGCCCACTGGGGATTCAGCAGTGTCTGTAGACGGTGGAAAGGAGGTCATCCTGAGGAACCATCTGATGCTTCAGCCCTCATCCAACTTGATGGACAGCACACATGATATTTATGAGGAGGTGGAGATCAAACTGGGCTCTGTGGACTCTCTGGCCCCTCCGCCGTCCACTTGCTCCACAGAAGGGACCGCGGGAAAGCAAGACCTGGACACGGTGAGTGTGAGTGAAGTGATGAAGGACTCAGCCGATCGGGAGAAGGCGTACCTGACCCAATCCACTGAATACTACAGCTTGGTTCCTGGGATTGAGATCGAGGACTCCGATCATGGAGAGTATGAGAGTGTGGACCTCTCGTGA
- the LOC113117407 gene encoding nucleoporin NDC1-like isoform X2 — protein sequence MIKMFSPKQNCWFIRKVVMWRAVASIAWSVLLLPVTTAVFVLLSRFRLFHPIQWISECIHLLTASSTIFSLVLLCGVVLITGLFNLEFYTLVPSIPCSRMALLGTVLHPRQCVHSLVYCSMGMLMMWCASVTIGGRYSTLGIPCRQSESGEVVACLNEYHLFLLLAGAFMGYSHSFLGVVQNMYYVSFQPIQQYKYPRFKGCLSMVVKCSVIQSLYSARNFAALYFFFGYVPKTWISSTLHLQIDSSVQPLDSLTGLLDFSLLYHLSISGSFLYFTWYLTVLLFRIYVTEAYSFPVQSTFTEDAEQCLPKVLPWTNSLVMKFLALQDLALLSQHSLSRRLEVFSLSQPGGHPHNWNAISGECLSLLSELTQRLVAHQDAVASNGRVKSQSASSDTRSASSSSSVVSGTEDITESPRLSVPLRTPGSVFRSSVGGVHSALTAPFTPDLDSPFSSPAIRRLVGQQEPRSPWFGTVQSPHVMRRGPKLWSASTESQSNSSPPASPATVPSPPAADQKPSFLAQWLQNRREQLPEASSQALFADSQAHIWALQGLSHLVAASFSEDQFGVVQTTLPSILSCLVVLLEAVDRHFKLPHASSKPGRTICSMGDSTYKTLRFALRAALKTAIYKITTSFGEHLNAVNISTEHRKRLQQFLEFKE from the exons atgataaaaatgttttcGCCGAAACAGAATTGTTGGTTTATAAGAAAG GTGGTGATGTGGAGGGCAGTGGCGAGCATTGCATGGTCAGTGCTTCTCTTGCCCGTGACCACTGCAGTATTTGTGCTCTTGAGTAGATTCAGATTGTTTCACCCCATCCAGTGGATTTCAG AATGCATACATCTTCTTACGGCCTCAAGCACCATCTTTTCCCTTGTGCTGCTATGTGGAGTAGTTCTGATCACTGGCCTTTTCAACCTGGAGTTTTACACTT tGGTTCCCTCCATTCCTTGTTCACGCATGGCTCTCCTGGGGACGGTGCTTCACCCACGACAATGTGTCCATTCTTTGGTCTACTGCAGCATGGGCATGCTGATGATGTGGTGTGCTTCTGTTACAATCGGTGGACGTTACAGCACTCTGGGAATTCCCTGCAGGCAAAGTGAGAG TGGTGAAGTAGTGGCCTGTCTGAATGAGTATCATCTCTTTCTTCTCCTGGCTGGGGCCTTCATGGGATACAGTCATAGTTTCTTGGGAGTGGTTCAAAATATGTACTATGTGTCCTTTCAACCCATACAA CAATACAAATATCCACGGTTCAAGGGCTGTCTGTCAATGGTGGTTAAGTGCAGTGTTATTCAGTCCTTGTATTCAGCCAGGAATTTTGCTGCTCTCTATTTCTTTTTTG GGTATGTTCCTAAGACCTGGATCTCCAGCACACTTCATCTGCAGATAGACAG TTCTGTCCAACCACTGGATTCACTGACTGGACTTCTAGATTTCTCCCTCCTTTATCACCTGTCGATCAGTGGCTCTTTCCTGTATTTCACCTGGTATCTCACTGTGCTTCTCTTCAGGATTTATGTCACCGAG GCCTACAGTTTTCCGGTGCAGTCCACATTTACTGAGGATGCAGAGCAATGTCTTCCCAAAGTTTTGCCCTGGACAAACAGTTTAGTCATGAAG TTCTTGGCTCTGCAAGACCTGGCTCTGTTATCACAACATTCTCTCTCACGCAGACTAGAAGTCTTCAGTCTGAGTCAGCCAG GTGGTCACCCTCATAACTGGAATGCCATCAGTGGGGAATGTCTGTCTTTGCTGAGTGAGCTGACACAGAGACTGGTGGCTCATCAGGATGCGGTTGCCTCTAATGGCCGAGTCAAGTCTCAGTCTGCCAGCAGTGACACCAGATCAGCTTCTTCAAGCAGCTCAG TGGTGTCAGGAACCGAGGACATTACTGAGAGCCCTCGACTCAGTGTCCCGCTAAGGACCCCTGGTTCAGTCTTCAGGTCATCGGTGGGGGGTGTGCACAGTGCTTTGACGGCTCCTTTCACCCCAGATCTGGACAGCCCTTTCTCTTCCCCTGCTATCAGACGTCTGGTTGGCCAACAGGAACCCCGGTCACCCTGGTTCGGTACAGTACAAAGCCCCCATGTCATGAGGAGAGGGCCCAAACTGTGGAGTGCCTCCACAG AGTCACAATCCAATAGCAGTCCTCCTGCCTCCCCTGCCACTGTTCCTAGTCCTCCTGCAGCCGATCAGAAACCCAGTTTCCTGGCCCAGTGGCTGCAGAACAGGAGAGAGCAG CTTCCAGAAGCCTCTAGCCAAGCTCTGTTTGCTGACAGCCAGGCTCATATCTGGGCTCTCCAAG GACTATCTCATCTGGTGGCTGCCTCTTTCTCTGAGGATCAGTTTGGAGTTGTGCAGACAACATTACCCAGTATCCTTAGCTGCTTGGTGGTCTTGCTAGAG GCTGTTGACAGACACTTTAAACTGCCACATGCCTCCAGCAAACCTGGGAGGACTATCTGCAGTATGGGTGACTCCACATACAAAACTCTAAGGTTTGCACTGAGGGCGGCGCTGAAGACCGCCATCTACAAGATAACTACATCTTTTGGAGAGCACTTGAA TGCTGTGAATATTTCAACAGAACATAGAAAAAGGCTTCAGCAGTTCTTGGAATTTAAGGAATAG
- the LOC113117407 gene encoding nucleoporin NDC1-like isoform X1 produces MIKMFSPKQNCWFIRKVVMWRAVASIAWSVLLLPVTTAVFVLLSRFRLFHPIQWISECIHLLTASSTIFSLVLLCGVVLITGLFNLEFYTLVPSIPCSRMALLGTVLHPRQCVHSLVYCSMGMLMMWCASVTIGGRYSTLGIPCRQSESGEVVACLNEYHLFLLLAGAFMGYSHSFLGVVQNMYYVSFQPIQQYKYPRFKGCLSMVVKCSVIQSLYSARNFAALYFFFGYVPKTWISSTLHLQIDSSVQPLDSLTGLLDFSLLYHLSISGSFLYFTWYLTVLLFRIYVTEAYSFPVQSTFTEDAEQCLPKVLPWTNSLVMKFLALQDLALLSQHSLSRRLEVFSLSQPGGHPHNWNAISGECLSLLSELTQRLVAHQDAVASNGRVKSQSASSDTRSASSSSSVVSGTEDITESPRLSVPLRTPGSVFRSSVGGVHSALTAPFTPDLDSPFSSPAIRRLVGQQEPRSPWFGTVQSPHVMRRGPKLWSASTESQSNSSPPASPATVPSPPAADQKPSFLAQWLQNRREQVKSFLAKRVLIVFLFNKLPEASSQALFADSQAHIWALQGLSHLVAASFSEDQFGVVQTTLPSILSCLVVLLEAVDRHFKLPHASSKPGRTICSMGDSTYKTLRFALRAALKTAIYKITTSFGEHLNAVNISTEHRKRLQQFLEFKE; encoded by the exons atgataaaaatgttttcGCCGAAACAGAATTGTTGGTTTATAAGAAAG GTGGTGATGTGGAGGGCAGTGGCGAGCATTGCATGGTCAGTGCTTCTCTTGCCCGTGACCACTGCAGTATTTGTGCTCTTGAGTAGATTCAGATTGTTTCACCCCATCCAGTGGATTTCAG AATGCATACATCTTCTTACGGCCTCAAGCACCATCTTTTCCCTTGTGCTGCTATGTGGAGTAGTTCTGATCACTGGCCTTTTCAACCTGGAGTTTTACACTT tGGTTCCCTCCATTCCTTGTTCACGCATGGCTCTCCTGGGGACGGTGCTTCACCCACGACAATGTGTCCATTCTTTGGTCTACTGCAGCATGGGCATGCTGATGATGTGGTGTGCTTCTGTTACAATCGGTGGACGTTACAGCACTCTGGGAATTCCCTGCAGGCAAAGTGAGAG TGGTGAAGTAGTGGCCTGTCTGAATGAGTATCATCTCTTTCTTCTCCTGGCTGGGGCCTTCATGGGATACAGTCATAGTTTCTTGGGAGTGGTTCAAAATATGTACTATGTGTCCTTTCAACCCATACAA CAATACAAATATCCACGGTTCAAGGGCTGTCTGTCAATGGTGGTTAAGTGCAGTGTTATTCAGTCCTTGTATTCAGCCAGGAATTTTGCTGCTCTCTATTTCTTTTTTG GGTATGTTCCTAAGACCTGGATCTCCAGCACACTTCATCTGCAGATAGACAG TTCTGTCCAACCACTGGATTCACTGACTGGACTTCTAGATTTCTCCCTCCTTTATCACCTGTCGATCAGTGGCTCTTTCCTGTATTTCACCTGGTATCTCACTGTGCTTCTCTTCAGGATTTATGTCACCGAG GCCTACAGTTTTCCGGTGCAGTCCACATTTACTGAGGATGCAGAGCAATGTCTTCCCAAAGTTTTGCCCTGGACAAACAGTTTAGTCATGAAG TTCTTGGCTCTGCAAGACCTGGCTCTGTTATCACAACATTCTCTCTCACGCAGACTAGAAGTCTTCAGTCTGAGTCAGCCAG GTGGTCACCCTCATAACTGGAATGCCATCAGTGGGGAATGTCTGTCTTTGCTGAGTGAGCTGACACAGAGACTGGTGGCTCATCAGGATGCGGTTGCCTCTAATGGCCGAGTCAAGTCTCAGTCTGCCAGCAGTGACACCAGATCAGCTTCTTCAAGCAGCTCAG TGGTGTCAGGAACCGAGGACATTACTGAGAGCCCTCGACTCAGTGTCCCGCTAAGGACCCCTGGTTCAGTCTTCAGGTCATCGGTGGGGGGTGTGCACAGTGCTTTGACGGCTCCTTTCACCCCAGATCTGGACAGCCCTTTCTCTTCCCCTGCTATCAGACGTCTGGTTGGCCAACAGGAACCCCGGTCACCCTGGTTCGGTACAGTACAAAGCCCCCATGTCATGAGGAGAGGGCCCAAACTGTGGAGTGCCTCCACAG AGTCACAATCCAATAGCAGTCCTCCTGCCTCCCCTGCCACTGTTCCTAGTCCTCCTGCAGCCGATCAGAAACCCAGTTTCCTGGCCCAGTGGCTGCAGAACAGGAGAGAGCAG GTTAAAAGCTTTTTGGCAAAGCGGGTGCtgatagtgtttttatttaacaaG CTTCCAGAAGCCTCTAGCCAAGCTCTGTTTGCTGACAGCCAGGCTCATATCTGGGCTCTCCAAG GACTATCTCATCTGGTGGCTGCCTCTTTCTCTGAGGATCAGTTTGGAGTTGTGCAGACAACATTACCCAGTATCCTTAGCTGCTTGGTGGTCTTGCTAGAG GCTGTTGACAGACACTTTAAACTGCCACATGCCTCCAGCAAACCTGGGAGGACTATCTGCAGTATGGGTGACTCCACATACAAAACTCTAAGGTTTGCACTGAGGGCGGCGCTGAAGACCGCCATCTACAAGATAACTACATCTTTTGGAGAGCACTTGAA TGCTGTGAATATTTCAACAGAACATAGAAAAAGGCTTCAGCAGTTCTTGGAATTTAAGGAATAG
- the LOC113040590 gene encoding protein TALPID3-like, with the protein MAGKVEKVSKYETLKLLEKCRKERDDALHRENMMREKMRQYESRIRSTEALKQKLKQLILDNKELRKQVKVLRAEIGLESSPRFHGKTTKDIINDLHEKERECNSLVEKAGKLSLTIDELTSELANTVTSKTLLEDQVQSLQQNLKDMTNNQRRLLKLWEDRKAQREQLSLPAIPHRPGQKPLLHKGVQTEMSISSTQILPTNAFETKTRRESDKSRTSLERRNLTLANGTHREKNAFIQNEAKGIHN; encoded by the coding sequence ATGGCTGGGAAAGTAGAAAAGGTGTCTAAATACGAAACTTTAAAGCTTTTGGAAAAGTGCCGGAAGGAAAGAGACGATGCTTTGCACCGCGAGAATATGATGAGGGAGAAAATGAGACAATACGAGTCTCGAATTAGATCAACCGAGGCGCTCAAACAGAAATTAAAGCAATTGATTTTGGACAACAAGGAGCTGCGGAAACAAGTGAAAGTCCTGCGGGCTGAAATTGGTTTAGAGTCCAGTCCTAGATTTCACGGGAAAACCACCAAGGATATAATCAACGACCTGCACGAGAAGGAGCGCGAGTGCAATTCACTAGTTGAAAAAGCGGGCAAATTAAGTTTGACGATTGATGAACTGACTTCTGAACTGGCCAACACCGTGACCTCGAAGACTCTGCTGGAGGACCAGGTGCAGTCCCTGCAACAGAACCTGAAGGACATGACCAACAACCAGCGGCGTCTCCTGAAGCTCTGGGAGGACAGGAAGGCTCAGCGGGAGCAGCTGTCTCTGCCCGCGATACCGCACAGACCCGGACAAAAACCGCTGCTGCATAAAGGCGTGCAGACGGAGATGTCCATCAGTTCAACCCAGATATTACCCACCAACGCTTTTGAGACCAAGACCCGCCGAGAGAGTGATAAAAGCAGAACCAGTCTGGAGAGACGCAACCTCACTTTAGCAAACGGCACTCATCGAGAGAAAAACGCTTTCATTCAGAACGAAGCGAAAGGAATACACAActga
- the LOC113117412 gene encoding transmembrane protein 59-like: protein MSSMMFCGILMSFCCILLSTYASSDVFDGVLGNTGSCHDTCQMTYSLHTYPREEALYACQRGCRLFSICQFVGDSKDLNETKAECESACREAYTQSDELYACNLGCQSQQPFAEQRVEQLLMMIPRIHVLYPLTLVRGFWEDMMSQAHSFITSSWTFYLQADDGKVVIFQSEPQVQIIPQFEFQSDETEESQSTFVDQGMKSPVYKDYPRSFIQERDRDMFVDRSISEDDYNLFSCLSRNPWLPGWILTTTLVLSVLVLIWICCATMSTAAEQYVPAEKLSIYGDMEYMKEKKLTPYFQSSLVIIRSPGVEEQEAGPLPSKVNLDQSNI from the exons ATGAGCTCGATGATGTTCTGCGGGATTTTGATGAGTTTTTGCTGCATACTTTTGAGCACATATGCATCTTCCGACGTCTTCGATGGGGTTTTGGGTAACACGGGGTCTTGTCATGACACATGTCAGATGACTTACAGTTTGCACACTTATCCCCGG GAAGAGGCGCTGTACGCCTGTCAGAGAGGATGTCGTCTCTTTTCCATCTGTCAGTTTGTTGGGGACAGCAAGGATCTCAACGAAACCAAAGCTGAATGCGAGTCAG CCTGTCGAGAAGCCTACACCCAGTCAGATGAGCTGTACGCATGCAATCTAGGATGCCAGAGTCAACAGCCATTTGCAGAGCAAAGAGTGGAGCAG TTGTTGATGATGATACCCAGAATCCATGTCCTGTACCCGCTGACTTTGGTGAGGGGTTTCTGGGAAGACATGATGAGCCAAGCTCACAGTTTCATCACTTCATCCTGGACGTTTTACCTCCAGGCAGATGATGGCAAAGTGGTCATTTTCCAG TCTGAGCCACAAGTTCAGATTATCCCTCAGTTTGAATTCCAGAGCGACGAGACTGAGGAGTCACAGAGCACTT TTGTAGATCAGGGAATGAAAAGCCCTGTTTATAAAGACTACCCAAGAAGCTTCATTCAGGAGAGAGACCGAGACATGTTCGTCGATAGAAGCATCTCCGAGGACGACTACAACCTCTTCAGCTGTCTCTCAAG GAACCCATGGCTGCCTGGCTGGATCCTGACCACCACTCTCGTTCTGTCCGTTTTGGTTCTGATCTGGATCTGTTGTGCCACAATGTCCACTGCTGCTGAGCAGTATGTCCCTGCTGAG AAGCTAAGCATTTACGGGGATATGGAGTACATGAAGGAGAAGAAACTGACCCCGTATTTCCAGTCCTCTCTGGTCATCATCAGATCTCCAGGAGTGGAGGAGCAGGAAGCCGGACCCCTTCCATCAAAGGTCAATCTGGATCAGTCTAACATTTAA
- the LOC113117417 gene encoding U2 snRNP-associated SURP motif-containing protein-like isoform X3, which yields MLLCLPLQSAKRSLRRNLLSLIHRMIEFVVREGPMFEAMIMNREINNPLYRFLFENQGPAHVYYRWKLYTILQGESPTKWKTEDFRIFKNGSLWRPPPLNPYLHGTPEEEEHDDDEEEDEETSKKGSLKDDERDKLEELLRGLTPRKSDIANAMFFCLSRADAAEEIVECIAESLSILKTPLPKKIARLYLVSDVLYNSSAKVSNASYYRKFFETKLCQIFSDLNATYKTIQGHLQSENFKQRVMSCFRAWEDWAVYPDPFLIKLQNIFLGLVSLDSEKETADLLPERPERSEDIDGAPIVEVELDGAPLDDVDGMPIDGLPIDGAPLDDLDGMPIKGTDDDLDGVPLDQKPGFKVAPSKWEEVDGTALEAQAVTTSKWEIFDLPDESEKSKTSATRETESKDSLKSSSTADQQSYSNPVREEYDSKSAKFSEMSEEKRAKLREIELKVMKFQDELESGKRPKKSGPSIQEQVELYRDKLLQREKEKETEKDKEKEKERKDKEKSDVSHKEKDKDDSTPGRKEKKRRHSPSPSPTRSSSSRRCRSPSPRSERSDRSHTKDSSRLSYKDSPRDINRRSSKRSPSPPRTPKRTRRSRSRTPKKSSKKSRSRSRSPHRSHKKSKKSKH from the exons GAATTTGCTCTCTCTCATCCATCGAATGATCGAGTTTGTTGTGCGTGAAGGTCCAATGTTTGAAGCTATGATCATGAACCGAGAGATCAACAATCCGCTCTACAG gtttttatttgaaaatcagGGTCCTGCTCATGTTTATTACAGGTGGAAGTTATACACCATTTTACAG GGCGAATCTCCAACTAAATGGAAAACTGAAGACTTCAGAATTTTTAAGAATGGATCCCTCTGGCGACCGCCACCTCTTAACCCGTATTTACATGGCACTCCTGAAGAAGAGGagcatgatgatgatgaagaagaagatgaagaaaccAGCAAGAAGGGCTCCTTGAAAGACGA TGAGAGGGATAAACTGGAGGAGTTACTCCGAGGTCTTACACCAAGGAAAAGCGACATAGCTAACGCCATGTTTTTCTGCCTCTCGCGTGCTGATGCGGCCGAAGAGATTGTGGAATGCATCGCTGAGTCTCTGTCCATACTTAAAACACCTCTGCCAAAGAAG ATTGCAAGGTTATATCTGGTCTCAGATGTGCTGTATAACTCATCTGCAAAAGTTTCTAATGCCTCCTATTACAGAAAATT ctttGAAACAAAACTCTGCCAGATATTTTCTGACCTGAATGCCACTTATAAGACAATACAGGGCCATTTACAATCCGAGAACTTCAAG CAACGAGTAATGTCCTGTTTCCGTGCATGGGAAGACTGGGCAGTGTATCCTGATCCATTCCTGATTAAACTTCAGAACATCTTCCTGGGACTCGTCAGCCTCGATTCTGAGAAGGAGACTGCAGACCTGCTTCCAGAG CGACCAGAGAGGTCGGAGGACATTGATGGTGCTCCTATTGTGGAGGTGGAGCTGGATGGTGCTCCTTTGGATGATGTTGATGGCATGCCCATAGATGGATTGCCAATTGATGGTGCACCACTTGATGACCTGGACGGAATGCCCATCAAGGGAACGGATGATGATCTGGATGGTGTTCCTT tggatCAAAAACCAGGCTTTAAGGTAGCCCCATCAAAATGGGAGGAAGTGGATGGTACTGCTTTGGAGGCTCAAG CTGTAACCACGTCAAAATGGGAAATCTTTGATCTGCCAGATGAATCTGAGAAAAGTAAAACAAG TGCTACACGTGAAACTGAGAGTAAAGACTCTCTCAAGAGCTCCTCCACTGCAGACCAGCAGTCCTATAGTAATCCTGTTAGAGAAGAATATGATTCAAAGTCTGCGAAGTTTTCTGAGATGAGTGAAGAGAAACGTGCCAAGCTACGAGAAATCGAG CTTAAAGTGATGAAGTTTCAAGATGAGCTTGAATCTGGAAAACGACCCAAAAAATCTGGACCGAGTATCCAAGAACAAGTAGAGCTTTACCGGGACAAGTTACTACAGAGG gagaaggagaaagagaccgagaaagacaaagagaaagaaaaagagagaaaagacaaagagaaatcTGATGTGTCCCACAAAGAGAAGGACAAAGATGACTCCACACCGGGCAGAAAAGAAAA AAAACGGAGGCATAGTCCCTCCCCGAGTCCCACCCGAAGTAGCAGCAGTAGGCGCTGCAGGTCGCCCTCACCACGATCAGAGCGCTCCGATAGATCCCACACAAAAGACAGTTCTCGATTATCTTATAAAGACTCTCCAAGAGACATTAACCGCAGGTCATCTAAAAG gtcTCCTTCACCTCCAAGAACACCCAAGAGGACACGGAGGTCCAGATCAAGAACACCCAAAAAATCCTCAAAGAAATCCAGATCCCGGTCACGATCGCCTCACCGTTCTCACAAGAAGtcaaaaaaaagtaaacactga